The Corynebacterium glaucum genome includes a region encoding these proteins:
- a CDS encoding HNH endonuclease signature motif containing protein, translating to MVTELERNVDVVGNALFQIRDMFEDPSEVAFDDVRESMEKLEAIFNAKALIDAAFAHICERDEAGRRVGAKHPNAYLKQCLGLSPKEAYDRLARGKDLFAEPPAPGTGEHESDADGQSTGNDGDSAQDAAEREAAERERAERERRVREEQERARQQARENQKKARGQASRVSSEKQAAIRQELDNLLDAAQGERQRLLADAMREALTRDVADLRATVRRWVNEENRKHRQPHNPNAGMEKRGVVVSQRKADGTFDIRITGVAGDTALIKALLDKGAAPNSNLPEGVEDYRSPAQRRYDQLMQIFKHYDSCKQQREANGCASVVVSVTLDDLADADATTRFSTSTGIDLDGFDLVRLGMDGTADFVLTVEGATGVPLNLQRSTRIASIAQRVALLAVDGVCAWAGCSVPLSECEAHHVLAWIRGGNTDIANLTPLCREHHRQNNDHWDHRYNKSHMEYEPGEGRAGLRRRGRGNLEFNQSDGARHSAVRRLRTRGRPENHGQPRDPGQSEFQLVLQGQDPDPPF from the coding sequence ATGGTTACGGAGCTGGAACGCAATGTCGACGTCGTCGGCAATGCTCTATTCCAGATCCGAGACATGTTTGAAGACCCCTCCGAAGTGGCGTTTGACGATGTGCGCGAGTCAATGGAGAAACTCGAGGCGATCTTCAATGCCAAGGCCCTGATCGACGCTGCTTTTGCGCACATCTGTGAACGCGATGAGGCCGGGCGGCGCGTTGGCGCGAAACATCCGAATGCGTATTTGAAGCAGTGTTTGGGCTTGTCGCCTAAGGAGGCGTACGACCGACTCGCGCGGGGCAAGGACCTGTTCGCGGAGCCGCCTGCGCCGGGCACGGGTGAGCATGAATCCGATGCCGATGGTCAGTCAACCGGCAACGACGGCGATTCGGCCCAGGATGCCGCGGAGCGTGAGGCTGCGGAACGGGAGCGTGCAGAGCGTGAGCGCCGAGTGCGAGAGGAGCAAGAGCGGGCGAGACAGCAGGCCCGCGAGAACCAGAAGAAGGCCCGTGGCCAGGCCAGCCGCGTGAGCAGCGAGAAACAAGCCGCTATCCGCCAGGAGCTGGACAACCTCCTCGACGCTGCGCAGGGCGAGCGGCAGCGCCTGCTTGCCGACGCCATGCGTGAAGCCCTCACCCGCGATGTAGCGGATCTCCGGGCCACCGTGCGGCGCTGGGTGAATGAGGAGAATCGCAAGCACCGGCAGCCTCACAATCCGAATGCGGGAATGGAAAAGCGTGGGGTGGTCGTCAGCCAGCGGAAGGCGGACGGCACCTTCGACATCCGCATCACCGGTGTCGCCGGCGACACAGCGCTAATAAAGGCGTTGCTGGATAAGGGCGCCGCCCCGAATTCGAACCTGCCGGAGGGCGTGGAGGACTACCGCTCCCCTGCCCAGCGCCGCTACGACCAGCTGATGCAGATTTTCAAGCACTACGACTCGTGCAAGCAACAGCGAGAGGCCAACGGTTGCGCTTCGGTGGTAGTCAGTGTGACTCTCGACGATCTTGCTGATGCCGATGCAACAACGCGGTTCAGCACCAGCACCGGCATCGACCTCGATGGCTTCGACCTCGTCCGCCTCGGCATGGACGGCACCGCCGATTTCGTGCTCACGGTTGAAGGAGCGACTGGGGTGCCGCTGAATCTGCAGCGTTCCACGAGGATCGCGTCGATTGCGCAGCGGGTCGCGTTACTCGCGGTGGACGGGGTTTGCGCCTGGGCTGGGTGCAGCGTGCCGTTGAGCGAGTGCGAAGCGCACCACGTGCTTGCTTGGATCCGGGGCGGGAATACGGACATCGCCAACCTCACCCCATTGTGTCGGGAGCATCACCGCCAGAACAACGACCACTGGGACCACAGATACAACAAGAGTCACATGGAGTACGAACCCGGGGAAGGTCGAGCGGGTTTACGTAGACGGGGCCGAGGCAATCTCGAGTTCAATCAGTCAGACGGAGCGCGGCACTCTGCGGTGCGCAGGTTGCGAACTCGTGGGCGACCAGAGAATCATGGTCAGCCTCGTGATCCCGGGCAATCAGAGTTTCAGCTAGTGCTGCAGGGCCAAGACCCTGACCCGCCGTTCTAA
- a CDS encoding PLDc N-terminal domain-containing protein, with the protein MEKDSRAELFAHLIKTSREGWNSLSRRQRQVLGAFLLIDGVAKTLALTDLARAKKRKVRGPKWVWAPLITFVDVVGWASYFAAGKKR; encoded by the coding sequence ATGGAAAAGGATTCGCGTGCAGAACTCTTCGCCCACCTCATAAAAACCTCACGGGAAGGCTGGAACTCCCTATCGCGCCGCCAGCGTCAGGTCCTTGGGGCTTTTCTCCTGATCGACGGCGTAGCCAAGACGCTCGCTCTTACCGATTTGGCGCGGGCGAAGAAGCGCAAAGTGCGAGGTCCGAAGTGGGTGTGGGCACCGCTGATCACCTTCGTCGACGTCGTAGGCTGGGCAAGTTACTTCGCCGCAGGCAAGAAGCGGTGA
- a CDS encoding glutamine amidotransferase, with the protein MTVDRPFLLLSTRPEDAAANEERLSFQTKMRIPEDAIEQRRVEQGPLGDVDLDTYSGVLLGGSPFNHTEPSKSELQLRIEREIGTLVNEIIDRDFPLMGACYGIGTVGSAIGARLGDEHAEEAGMVELLLTDDAVDDPLLEGFPKSFPTLVGHKEAISELPESATLLLTGIECPTQMFRVKTNVYATQFHPELTAETLEARLRLYAHLGYFRLDVFDDILETAYAHDYSYSNRILANFAERYRRF; encoded by the coding sequence ATGACCGTCGATCGCCCCTTCCTGCTTCTCAGCACACGGCCGGAGGACGCGGCCGCCAACGAAGAGCGGCTCTCCTTCCAGACGAAGATGCGCATCCCCGAGGACGCGATTGAACAGCGCCGCGTGGAGCAAGGCCCGCTTGGAGACGTCGACCTCGATACGTATTCGGGGGTCCTCCTTGGAGGGAGCCCGTTCAATCACACCGAGCCGTCGAAAAGCGAACTGCAACTGCGCATCGAGCGCGAGATTGGCACCCTTGTAAACGAAATCATCGACCGCGATTTTCCGCTCATGGGTGCGTGCTATGGCATCGGTACTGTTGGCAGCGCGATCGGGGCGCGGCTCGGCGACGAGCATGCCGAAGAGGCCGGCATGGTGGAGCTTTTGCTTACCGACGACGCAGTGGACGACCCACTCCTGGAGGGCTTTCCGAAGTCCTTCCCCACGCTTGTCGGACATAAAGAGGCGATCAGCGAGCTCCCGGAATCTGCGACGCTGCTGCTGACCGGTATCGAATGCCCCACCCAAATGTTTCGAGTGAAGACGAACGTCTACGCGACGCAGTTCCATCCCGAGCTCACCGCTGAGACCCTCGAAGCGCGGCTACGACTGTATGCACACCTCGGGTATTTCCGCCTCGACGTGTTTGACGACATTCTGGAGACGGCGTACGCGCACGATTACAGCTACTCGAACCGGATCCTCGCGAACTTCGCCGAGCGCTACCGTCGGTTCTAG
- a CDS encoding ABC-F family ATP-binding cassette domain-containing protein: MIVTNDLEVRVGARTLLDAPGQHLRVQPGDRIGLVGRNGAGKTTTMRILSGETEPYGGSVTRSGEIGYLPQDSKEGDIEQTARDRVLSARGLDEIQRSMAKQQALMETADGAERDKAIAKYSRLEERYHALGGYEANAEAAQICDNLGLPERILDQPLKTLSGGQRRRVELAQILFASRSGSGKSATTLLLDEPTNHLDADSITWLRGFLSKHEGGLIMISHDVELLEDVCNKIWFLDAVRAEADVYNMGFSKYQKARAEDEARRRRERANAEKKASALQKQAAKLGAKATKAAASKQMLARAERMMSELDDVRVADKFAAISFPEPAPCGKTPLYGKGLTKMYGSLEVFAGVDLAIDKGSRVVVLGTNGAGKTTLLKLLAGVERTDGEGGLVSGHGLKIGYFAQEHDTIDGDKTVWENTIEACPDAGQQDLRGLLGAFMFSGEKLEQPAGTLSGGEKTRLALATLVSSRANVLLLDEPTNNLDPQSREQVLDALKTYTGAVVLVTHDPGAVRALEPERVIIMPEGDEDLWSDEYMEIVELA, encoded by the coding sequence GTGATTGTCACCAATGATCTCGAGGTGCGCGTCGGTGCGCGCACGCTTCTCGACGCCCCGGGGCAACACCTCCGTGTCCAGCCCGGCGACCGCATCGGCCTGGTGGGCCGCAACGGCGCGGGCAAAACCACCACGATGCGCATCCTGTCGGGGGAGACGGAGCCGTACGGCGGTTCGGTGACTCGATCCGGCGAGATCGGATACCTCCCGCAGGACTCCAAAGAGGGCGACATCGAGCAGACCGCCCGTGACCGGGTGCTCTCGGCGCGCGGGCTGGACGAGATTCAGCGCTCGATGGCGAAGCAGCAGGCCTTGATGGAAACCGCCGACGGCGCAGAGCGCGACAAGGCGATCGCGAAATACTCGCGGCTGGAGGAGCGCTACCATGCGCTCGGCGGCTACGAGGCGAACGCCGAAGCGGCGCAGATCTGCGACAACCTGGGTCTGCCTGAGCGGATCCTTGACCAGCCGCTCAAGACCTTGTCGGGCGGCCAGCGCCGCCGCGTTGAGCTCGCACAGATCCTTTTCGCCTCCCGGTCTGGTTCGGGGAAGTCAGCCACCACATTGCTTCTCGACGAGCCCACGAACCACCTCGACGCCGACTCGATCACTTGGCTCCGCGGATTCCTGTCCAAGCACGAGGGCGGGTTGATCATGATCTCCCACGATGTCGAGCTGCTCGAGGATGTCTGCAACAAGATTTGGTTCCTCGATGCCGTCCGAGCGGAAGCTGACGTTTATAACATGGGCTTTTCCAAGTACCAGAAGGCGCGCGCCGAGGACGAGGCGCGGCGCCGCCGCGAGCGCGCAAACGCTGAGAAAAAGGCTTCGGCACTGCAGAAGCAGGCGGCGAAGCTCGGCGCGAAAGCGACCAAGGCCGCGGCGTCGAAGCAGATGCTTGCCCGCGCGGAGCGCATGATGAGCGAGCTTGACGACGTCCGCGTCGCCGACAAGTTCGCCGCCATCTCGTTCCCAGAGCCCGCCCCGTGCGGCAAAACGCCGCTGTACGGCAAGGGGTTGACCAAGATGTACGGCTCGCTCGAGGTTTTTGCGGGCGTGGATCTGGCAATTGACAAAGGCTCACGCGTAGTGGTGCTGGGCACGAACGGCGCCGGCAAGACCACCCTGCTCAAGCTGCTCGCCGGCGTTGAGCGAACCGATGGCGAAGGCGGCTTGGTCTCCGGCCACGGCCTGAAGATTGGCTACTTCGCCCAGGAGCACGACACCATCGACGGAGACAAGACCGTGTGGGAGAACACGATCGAGGCGTGCCCCGATGCCGGCCAGCAAGACCTGCGGGGTCTACTCGGCGCGTTCATGTTCTCCGGTGAGAAACTCGAACAGCCGGCCGGCACGCTCTCTGGCGGCGAGAAGACGCGCCTGGCGCTGGCAACGCTCGTCTCCTCTCGCGCGAATGTGCTGCTACTCGACGAGCCCACCAACAACCTCGACCCCCAGTCCCGCGAGCAGGTCCTCGACGCGCTTAAGACCTACACGGGGGCGGTGGTGCTGGTCACCCACGATCCTGGAGCGGTGCGCGCCCTGGAGCCGGAGCGCGTCATCATCATGCCGGAGGGTGATGAGGACCTTTGGAGCGACGAATACATGGAGATCGTCGAGCTGGCCTAG
- a CDS encoding metal-sulfur cluster assembly factor, giving the protein MEQNEEKTASNFDGAGERPTQTEEQLKLVGDVEEFMRDVIDPELGINVIDLGLVYDIWIEGGTAEDGSTKPTVAVINMTLTSPACPLTDVIEEQARISVVENTAVDEIALNWVWMPPWGPHMITEEGREQLRALGFAV; this is encoded by the coding sequence ATGGAACAGAACGAAGAAAAGACTGCGTCCAACTTCGACGGTGCGGGCGAGCGCCCGACCCAGACCGAGGAGCAGCTCAAGCTGGTCGGCGACGTCGAAGAGTTCATGCGCGACGTGATTGACCCGGAGCTGGGCATCAACGTCATCGACCTCGGGCTGGTGTACGACATCTGGATCGAGGGTGGAACCGCCGAAGACGGCTCCACGAAACCCACGGTCGCGGTCATCAACATGACGCTGACCTCGCCAGCCTGCCCGCTCACTGACGTGATTGAGGAGCAGGCTCGCATTTCCGTGGTTGAAAACACCGCCGTGGATGAGATTGCGCTGAACTGGGTGTGGATGCCGCCGTGGGGCCCGCACATGATCACCGAAGAGGGCCGCGAACAGCTCCGCGCGCTTGGGTTCGCCGTGTAG
- the sufU gene encoding Fe-S cluster assembly sulfur transfer protein SufU, whose product MNLEAMYQEVILDHYKNPQHAGLREPYEAEVHHVNPSCGDELTLRVHLSADGDTVEDVSYDAEGCSISQASTSVMAEELIGLSVGEAWKKLAAFEEMVTSRGTIEGDAELIGDGVAFAGVAKFPARVKCALLGWKAFEAATAEAVEAAGTDTANGNETEG is encoded by the coding sequence ATGAACCTGGAAGCGATGTACCAGGAAGTGATCCTGGACCACTACAAGAACCCGCAGCATGCGGGCCTGCGCGAGCCGTACGAAGCGGAGGTGCACCACGTCAACCCGTCGTGTGGCGACGAGCTGACGCTGCGGGTGCACCTGTCCGCGGACGGCGACACGGTCGAGGATGTTTCCTACGACGCGGAAGGCTGCTCGATTTCGCAGGCGTCGACCTCGGTCATGGCCGAGGAGCTCATCGGGTTGTCGGTGGGCGAGGCCTGGAAGAAGCTCGCTGCGTTCGAGGAGATGGTGACCTCGCGCGGCACGATCGAAGGCGATGCGGAGCTGATTGGGGACGGCGTCGCGTTCGCCGGAGTGGCCAAGTTCCCCGCCCGCGTGAAGTGCGCGCTGCTGGGGTGGAAGGCGTTCGAGGCGGCGACCGCTGAGGCGGTTGAGGCTGCCGGAACTGATACGGCTAACGGCAACGAGACGGAGGGATAG
- a CDS encoding cysteine desulfurase: MALDVEAIRAEFPILSRTVRDGKPLVYLDSGATSQRPQRVWDAERDFVMGYNAPVHRGSYQLAEEATDAYETARDRIARFVGAEDHELAFTKNATEALNLVAYVLGDERAGDLRVTEGNTIVITELEHHANLVPWQELARRTGATLKWYSMTEDGRIDLDSLELDDSVKVVAFTHQSNVTGAHADVEEMVRRAKAVGALTVLDACQSVPHMPVNFRELGVDFAAFSGHKMCGPNGVGAVYSPHLNDLPPFLTGGSMIEVVRMEGSTYAPAPQRFEAGTQMTSQVVGLGAAVEFLEEVGMENIVRHEHELTAYALEQMQLIDGLRIAGPLTAEKRGGAIAFTVEGVHPHDLGQVLDSEGVAIRTGHHCAWPAHRGLDLQSTSRASFYLYNTLDEVDALVSSISKAKEFFTR; encoded by the coding sequence ATGGCACTTGATGTCGAAGCAATCCGCGCAGAGTTCCCGATCCTGTCGCGCACGGTGCGTGACGGAAAGCCGCTGGTCTACTTGGACTCCGGCGCGACGTCGCAGCGCCCGCAGCGGGTGTGGGACGCGGAGCGCGACTTCGTAATGGGCTACAACGCCCCCGTGCACCGCGGTTCGTACCAGCTCGCGGAGGAAGCCACGGACGCCTACGAGACGGCGCGCGACCGGATCGCCCGCTTCGTGGGTGCGGAAGATCACGAGCTCGCGTTCACGAAGAATGCCACCGAGGCACTCAACCTCGTCGCGTATGTGCTCGGTGACGAGCGCGCCGGCGACCTTCGCGTCACCGAGGGCAACACCATCGTGATCACCGAGCTCGAGCACCACGCCAACCTCGTGCCGTGGCAGGAGCTGGCGCGGCGCACGGGTGCCACGCTGAAGTGGTATTCGATGACCGAAGACGGCCGCATCGACCTCGACTCGCTCGAGCTCGACGACTCCGTCAAGGTGGTGGCATTTACTCACCAGTCCAACGTCACCGGCGCGCACGCCGATGTCGAAGAGATGGTGCGTCGCGCGAAAGCCGTCGGTGCGCTCACGGTGCTCGACGCGTGCCAGTCGGTGCCGCACATGCCGGTCAACTTCCGCGAGCTCGGCGTCGACTTCGCCGCGTTCTCCGGCCACAAGATGTGCGGCCCCAACGGTGTCGGCGCGGTGTACTCGCCGCACCTCAACGACCTCCCGCCATTTCTCACCGGCGGCTCCATGATCGAGGTGGTGCGGATGGAAGGCTCCACTTACGCCCCGGCACCGCAGCGCTTCGAGGCCGGCACACAGATGACGTCGCAGGTCGTCGGGCTCGGCGCGGCGGTCGAGTTCCTCGAAGAGGTCGGCATGGAAAACATCGTCCGGCACGAGCACGAGCTCACGGCTTATGCTCTCGAGCAGATGCAGCTTATCGACGGCCTGCGCATCGCCGGTCCTTTGACAGCCGAGAAGCGCGGCGGCGCGATTGCCTTTACGGTCGAGGGCGTGCACCCGCACGACCTTGGCCAGGTGCTCGACTCCGAGGGCGTGGCAATCCGCACCGGCCACCACTGCGCGTGGCCGGCCCACCGAGGCCTCGACCTGCAGTCCACCTCCCGGGCGAGCTTCTACCTCTACAACACGCTTGATGAGGTTGACGCGTTGGTGTCGTCGATAAGCAAGGCGAAGGAGTTCTTCACACGATGA
- the sufC gene encoding Fe-S cluster assembly ATPase SufC, which produces MSTLEIKNLHANVLPTEEGQEPTPILKGVNLTINGGETHAIMGPNGSGKSTLAYTLSGHPKYEVTEGEVLLDGENILDMEIDERARAGLFLAMQYPVEVPGVSSSNFMRSAVTAVRGEAPKLREWVGELNAARDALSMDASFSERSVNEGFSGGEKKRHEVMQLMLMKPKFAVMDETDSGLDVDALRVVSEGINRYQDETGGGVLMITHYKRILNYVQPDFIHVFADGKIVETGGPELADQLEAEGYEKFI; this is translated from the coding sequence ATGTCAACGCTTGAAATTAAGAACCTGCACGCCAACGTCCTGCCGACGGAGGAGGGCCAGGAGCCCACTCCGATCCTCAAGGGCGTGAACCTCACCATCAACGGCGGTGAGACGCACGCGATCATGGGCCCGAACGGCTCCGGCAAGTCCACCCTTGCTTACACTCTTTCCGGCCACCCGAAGTACGAGGTCACCGAGGGCGAGGTGCTGCTCGACGGCGAGAACATCCTCGACATGGAGATCGACGAGCGCGCCCGCGCCGGCCTCTTCCTGGCCATGCAGTACCCGGTCGAGGTGCCGGGCGTGTCCTCCTCCAACTTCATGCGCTCTGCGGTGACCGCGGTGCGCGGCGAGGCGCCGAAGCTGCGCGAGTGGGTGGGTGAGCTCAACGCGGCGCGCGATGCGCTGTCGATGGATGCGTCGTTTAGCGAGCGCTCCGTGAACGAAGGCTTCTCCGGCGGCGAGAAGAAGCGCCACGAGGTGATGCAGCTGATGCTGATGAAGCCGAAGTTTGCGGTGATGGACGAGACCGACTCCGGCCTCGACGTCGACGCGCTACGCGTGGTGTCCGAGGGCATCAACCGCTACCAGGACGAGACCGGTGGCGGCGTGCTCATGATCACCCACTACAAGCGCATCCTGAACTACGTGCAGCCGGACTTCATCCACGTGTTTGCGGACGGCAAGATCGTCGAAACCGGTGGTCCGGAGCTCGCAGATCAGCTTGAGGCCGAAGGGTACGAGAAGTTCATCTAA
- the sufD gene encoding Fe-S cluster assembly protein SufD → MTTPVTPVTNATTHNNKGDLFQSFDVADFPVPSGRDEVWRFVSLRRLRGLHTGDFAQQAPAQVLVDGPSNVIVEQVPASDERLRVAGGPVDRVAAQAWSAAEHGTIITVPADAVLEAPIVITVTGAGLDATTFATILVETGAHSQATVIVRYEGSGTHADNVNWHIGEGSHVNAVVDTEWARDAVHVGQQSIRVERNATLRHTVAAFGGEVVRLTPRVTFAAPGGDVELSGVYFADAGQYIENRMLVDHSVPNCRSNVLYKGALQGDKNSGLPEARTCWVGDVLIRAAATGTDTYETNRNLVLTDGARADAVPNLEIETGEIAGAGHAATVGRFDEEQLFYLRSRGIPEEEATRLIIRGFFNEVLNHIPVESVRDELIARVAGELEQNNN, encoded by the coding sequence TTGACCACTCCCGTCACCCCAGTAACCAACGCAACCACGCACAACAACAAGGGCGATCTGTTCCAGTCCTTCGACGTCGCGGACTTCCCGGTTCCCTCCGGCCGCGACGAGGTTTGGCGCTTCGTCTCCCTGCGCAGGCTCCGCGGGTTGCACACCGGAGACTTCGCTCAGCAGGCCCCGGCACAAGTGCTTGTCGACGGCCCGTCCAACGTCATCGTCGAGCAAGTTCCCGCCTCCGATGAGCGCCTGCGGGTCGCCGGCGGCCCCGTCGACCGCGTGGCCGCCCAGGCGTGGAGCGCGGCCGAGCACGGCACCATCATCACGGTGCCGGCCGATGCAGTGCTTGAGGCGCCGATCGTGATCACCGTGACCGGTGCCGGCCTGGACGCCACCACGTTTGCCACGATCCTTGTGGAAACCGGTGCGCATTCCCAGGCCACTGTCATCGTGCGCTACGAAGGCTCCGGCACCCACGCCGACAATGTGAACTGGCACATCGGTGAAGGCTCGCACGTGAACGCGGTGGTGGACACCGAGTGGGCACGCGACGCCGTGCACGTGGGCCAGCAGTCGATCCGCGTCGAGCGCAACGCAACCCTGCGCCACACTGTTGCCGCGTTCGGCGGCGAGGTCGTGCGCCTCACCCCGCGCGTGACCTTCGCGGCCCCGGGCGGCGATGTCGAGCTCAGCGGTGTGTACTTCGCCGACGCTGGTCAGTACATCGAAAACCGCATGCTGGTGGACCACTCGGTGCCCAACTGCCGTTCCAACGTGCTGTACAAGGGCGCGCTCCAGGGCGACAAGAACTCCGGCCTGCCGGAGGCGCGTACCTGCTGGGTCGGTGACGTGCTCATCCGCGCCGCGGCGACCGGCACCGACACCTACGAGACGAACCGCAACCTCGTGCTTACCGACGGCGCCCGCGCCGACGCAGTGCCGAACCTGGAGATCGAGACCGGTGAGATCGCCGGTGCCGGCCACGCCGCGACTGTGGGCCGCTTCGACGAGGAGCAGCTGTTCTACCTGCGCTCCCGCGGTATCCCGGAGGAAGAAGCGACGCGACTGATCATCCGCGGCTTCTTCAACGAGGTGCTCAACCACATCCCGGTGGAATCGGTCCGCGACGAACTCATCGCCCGCGTTGCAGGCGAGCTCGAGCAGAACAACAACTAA
- the sufB gene encoding Fe-S cluster assembly protein SufB, which produces MTKANPAPGLETPMNDDQIIESIGAYNYGWHDSDVAGASARRGLSEDVVRDISGIKNEPEWMLNQRLKALEIFEKKPMPTWGADLSDIDFDNIKYYVRSTEEQATTWDDLPEDIKNTYDKLGIPEAEKQRLVAGVAAQYESEVVYHQIREDLEEKGVIFLDTDSGLREHPELFQEYFGSVIPAGDNKFSALNSAVWSGGSFIYVPPGVHVDIPLQAYFRINTENMGQFERTLIIVDEDAYVHYVEGCTAPIYKSDSLHSAVVEIIVKKGGRCRYTTIQNWSNNVYNLVTKRARAEEGATMEWVDGNIGSKVTMKYPAVWMTGEHARGEVLSVAFAGEGQFQDTGAKMVHLAPRTSSSVVSKSVARGGGRSAYRGLIHVNANASNSVSNVECDALLVDNISRSDTYPYNDIRNDRVTLGHEAKVSKVSEEQLFYLMSRGIPEEEAMAMIVRGFVEPIAKELPMEYALELNRLIELQMEGSVG; this is translated from the coding sequence ATGACGAAAGCTAACCCAGCACCCGGCCTTGAAACCCCGATGAACGATGACCAGATCATCGAATCCATCGGCGCCTACAACTACGGATGGCACGACTCCGACGTGGCGGGCGCTTCTGCCCGACGCGGCCTGAGCGAGGACGTTGTCCGCGACATCTCCGGCATCAAGAACGAGCCGGAGTGGATGCTCAACCAGCGTCTCAAGGCGCTCGAGATCTTCGAGAAGAAGCCGATGCCCACCTGGGGCGCCGACTTGAGCGACATCGACTTCGACAACATCAAGTACTACGTGCGCTCCACCGAGGAGCAGGCCACCACCTGGGACGACCTTCCCGAGGACATTAAGAACACCTACGACAAGCTGGGCATCCCCGAAGCTGAGAAGCAGCGCCTGGTTGCGGGTGTGGCTGCCCAGTACGAATCCGAGGTGGTTTACCACCAGATCCGCGAGGACCTCGAGGAGAAGGGCGTCATCTTCCTGGACACCGACTCGGGCCTGCGCGAGCACCCGGAGCTGTTTCAGGAGTACTTCGGCTCCGTCATTCCGGCCGGCGACAACAAGTTCTCCGCGCTGAACTCGGCGGTATGGTCTGGCGGCTCCTTCATCTATGTCCCGCCGGGGGTCCACGTGGACATTCCGCTCCAGGCCTACTTCCGCATCAACACGGAAAACATGGGCCAGTTCGAGCGCACCCTGATCATTGTCGACGAAGACGCCTACGTGCACTACGTTGAGGGCTGCACCGCACCGATCTACAAGTCCGACTCGCTGCACTCCGCCGTGGTGGAGATCATTGTGAAGAAGGGCGGTCGCTGCCGCTACACCACGATTCAGAACTGGTCGAACAACGTGTACAACCTGGTGACCAAGCGTGCGCGCGCCGAGGAAGGCGCGACCATGGAGTGGGTCGACGGCAACATCGGCTCCAAGGTGACCATGAAGTACCCGGCCGTGTGGATGACCGGCGAGCACGCCCGCGGCGAGGTGCTCTCCGTCGCCTTCGCCGGCGAGGGCCAGTTCCAGGACACCGGTGCGAAGATGGTGCACCTCGCGCCGCGTACCTCGTCCTCCGTGGTGTCGAAGTCCGTTGCGCGCGGCGGCGGCCGTTCCGCTTACCGCGGCCTGATCCACGTGAACGCGAACGCGTCTAACTCCGTGTCCAACGTCGAGTGCGACGCGCTGCTGGTGGACAACATCTCCCGCTCGGACACCTACCCGTACAACGACATCCGCAACGACCGCGTCACCCTCGGCCACGAGGCGAAGGTGTCCAAGGTCAGCGAGGAGCAGCTGTTCTACCTCATGTCGCGCGGCATTCCGGAAGAAGAGGCGATGGCGATGATCGTGCGCGGCTTCGTCGAGCCGATTGCCAAGGAGCTGCCGATGGAATACGCCCTCGAGCTCAACCGCCTCATCGAGCTGCAAATGGAAGGATCGGTGGGCTAG
- a CDS encoding helix-turn-helix transcriptional regulator encodes MATTRSVGGDTRRTIMTQLLKRGPVTATELGAELGLTPAGVRRHLDALIADALVETCEANTVAGAEVGRGRPAKYFRLTDQGRSHFGDTYDELALDAVDLIESLGGDDAVRAFAQGRIAKILRGVRGEASNGAESAGAADVEDADGVKAIVAEVAAALEEHGYATSVTRAGGGIQICQHHCPVSAVAAKHPELCDAEHEAISQLVGRHVQPLALIANGHGICTTNIPLAAPASAAGDNYERSGNNDES; translated from the coding sequence ATGGCGACTACGCGCAGTGTCGGCGGTGATACGCGGCGAACGATTATGACGCAGCTGCTCAAGCGCGGTCCCGTCACCGCCACCGAGCTCGGCGCAGAGCTGGGGCTCACCCCCGCAGGCGTGCGTCGCCACCTCGATGCCCTGATCGCGGATGCGCTTGTAGAAACCTGCGAAGCGAACACCGTGGCGGGGGCGGAAGTTGGGCGCGGGCGCCCGGCGAAGTATTTCCGGCTGACTGACCAGGGGCGAAGCCACTTCGGCGATACGTACGACGAGCTCGCGCTCGACGCCGTGGATCTCATTGAATCGCTCGGGGGCGACGACGCGGTGCGCGCCTTTGCCCAGGGGCGGATCGCGAAGATTCTGCGCGGCGTGCGGGGTGAGGCGTCGAACGGTGCTGAAAGTGCCGGTGCTGCAGATGTGGAAGACGCCGATGGCGTCAAGGCGATTGTCGCCGAGGTTGCTGCCGCGCTCGAGGAGCACGGTTACGCGACTTCGGTGACCCGCGCCGGCGGCGGCATCCAAATCTGCCAGCACCACTGCCCAGTTTCCGCGGTTGCGGCCAAGCACCCGGAGCTGTGCGACGCAGAGCATGAGGCCATTTCTCAACTCGTGGGTCGGCACGTTCAGCCGCTCGCGCTTATTGCGAACGGTCACGGCATCTGCACGACCAATATCCCTCTCGCCGCACCCGCTTCTGCGGCAGGAGACAATTATGAAAGGAGCGGCAACAATGACGAAAGCTAA